The nucleotide sequence TAATAAAAAGCCGAGAGCCACCGTCTAGCTTGCATTGTGAACCAGCTGAACTACCAACCGTTAGCATACATTTATCCTAAATTTTTACCATGGCCAAGATCCTCCTACTGATCGTCCTTGTTGCTACCATCACAGCCGTGGAAGCCACTCCGCCAGTGCCGGAGCAATCGTCCGCCGAAGTTGACAAGAAGATCAACGAGGTGAATCTGACACTGAAGAAGGTTTTCGACGACGTCATTGCCTCCGCCCCACCGGccaagaagaaggaagccatagaCGCAGCTTCTAAGCAGCTTCGCATCACCGAGCGTGCCCTCGCGAAGGCCAAGGCAGGAGGCGAGGAGAAGGTAGCAACACTTGCCTTGAAATACGAGTTAAGCGCCAAGATCGTAATGGAGGCACCGCCGGCTATGAAGCTAGCGAGGATGGAGGAATTGTTCAACGCCATGGCTGCACCAAACCACAAAGATTGCGCTACCAACATCGACAACAAGCCCTTCTGCGAGACCATCTCCAAGCTGCAGAAGGCCTTCAAGGAGGTCCGCGCTGCCGTCACGCAAGGCAAGGAGGAGGAAACTATCGACGATGTGTTCCTCATCAATCAAGAATTCGCCCCCACTATCAGGGCTATCAACAAGGCGTACATGGATGGAG is from Miscanthus floridulus cultivar M001 chromosome 7, ASM1932011v1, whole genome shotgun sequence and encodes:
- the LOC136463480 gene encoding uncharacterized protein OsI_031781-like — translated: MAKILLLIVLVATITAVEATPPVPEQSSAEVDKKINEVNLTLKKVFDDVIASAPPAKKKEAIDAASKQLRITERALAKAKAGGEEKVATLALKYELSAKIVMEAPPAMKLARMEELFNAMAAPNHKDCATNIDNKPFCETISKLQKAFKEVRAAVTQGKEEETIDDVFLINQEFAPTIRAINKAYMDGDEKEIAAVLATYNKCADAILAAAPAEKFKVMQESIAAASRVASGKA